In Anguilla rostrata isolate EN2019 chromosome 1, ASM1855537v3, whole genome shotgun sequence, a genomic segment contains:
- the foxa2 gene encoding forkhead box protein A2 isoform X1 — translation MLGAVKMEGHEHSDWSTYYGEPECYTSVGNMNAGLGMNTMNSYMSMPGMTTTANMTTGSMNMSYVNTGMSPSMTGMSPGPGAMNGMSAGMAGMTAALSPNMSPMSAQPPSMNSLASYNNMNAMSPMYGQSNINRSRDPKTYRRSYTHAKPPYSYISLITMAIQQSPSKMLTLSEIYQWIMDLFPFYRQNQQRWQNSIRHSLSFNDCFLKVPRSPDKPGKGSFWTLHPDSGNMFENGCYLRRQKRFKCDKKLSKESGRKTSEGGSNSSSESCNGNESPQSNSSSGDQKRSMSDMKSGQALSPEHTSSPTTQAQHLLSQHHSVLGHDAHLKPEHHYSFNHPFSINNLMSSEQQHHKMDLKTYEQVMHYSGYGSPMTGALSMSSMASKAGLDSPMPADTSYYQGVYSRPIMNSS, via the exons ATGCTCGGAGCAGTCAAAATGGAAGGACACGAGCATTCAGACTGGAGCACCTATTACGGAGAACCCGAG TGTTACACTTCCGTCGGAAACATGAACGCTGGACTGGGAATGAACACTATGAACAGCTACATGAGCATGCCGGGTATGACCACAACGGCTAACATGACCACCGGCTCCATGAACATGTCCTACGTGAACACTGGCATGAGCCCCTCAATGACCGGCATGTCACCCGGCCCCGGAGCCATGAACGGCATGAGCGCCGGGATGGCGGGCATGACCGCTGCTCTCAGCCCAAACATGAGTCCAATGTCTGCGCAGCCTCCGTCCATGAACTCCCTGGCGTCCTACAACAACATGAACGCTATGAGCCCTATGTACGGACAGTCGAATATCAACAGATCCCGGGACCCCAAAACGTACCGAAGAAGCTACACACACGCCAAGCCACCTTATTCGTACATTTCTCTTATCACCATGGCTATTCAGCAGTCTCCAAGCAAAATGCTCACTCTGAGCGAAATCTACCAGTGGATCATGGACCTTTTCCCGTTTTACCGTCAGAACCAGCAGCGCTGGCAGAATTCTATTCGGCACTCCTTATCTTTCAACGACTGTTTCCTCAAAGTGCCTAGATCGCCGGATAAGCCGGGAAAAGGCTCCTTCTGGACCCTCCACCCGGACTCGGGAAACATGTTTGAAAACGGCTGCTACCTAAGGAGACAAAAACGGTTTAAGTGCGATAAAAAGCTCAGCAAGGAGTCAGGCAGGAAGACGTCGGAGGGTGGATCTAACAGCAGCTCAGAGAGCTGTAACGGCAACGAGTCCCCCCAGTCCAATTCTTCCTCGGGTGACCAGAAAAGGTCCATGTCGGACATGAAGTCCGGACAGGCGCTGAGCCCAGAACATACGTCCTCCCCGACCACACAAGCGCAGCACCTTCTGTCGCAACACCACTCTGTCCTCGGCCACGACGCTCACCTGAAGCCGGAGCACCATTACTCCTTCAATCATCCCTTCTCCATAAACAATCTAATGTCCTCGGAACAGCAGCATCACAAAATGGACTTAAAAACCTATGAACAGGTGATGCATTACTCTGGGTACGGTTCCCCAATGACGGGGGCACTATCTATGAGTTCAATGGCGAGTAAAGCGGGGCTAGATTCGCCAATGCCCGCTGACACTTCTTACTATCAAGGTGTGTATTCCAGACCCATCATGAACTCCTCTTAA
- the foxa2 gene encoding forkhead box protein A2 isoform X2 yields MNAGLGMNTMNSYMSMPGMTTTANMTTGSMNMSYVNTGMSPSMTGMSPGPGAMNGMSAGMAGMTAALSPNMSPMSAQPPSMNSLASYNNMNAMSPMYGQSNINRSRDPKTYRRSYTHAKPPYSYISLITMAIQQSPSKMLTLSEIYQWIMDLFPFYRQNQQRWQNSIRHSLSFNDCFLKVPRSPDKPGKGSFWTLHPDSGNMFENGCYLRRQKRFKCDKKLSKESGRKTSEGGSNSSSESCNGNESPQSNSSSGDQKRSMSDMKSGQALSPEHTSSPTTQAQHLLSQHHSVLGHDAHLKPEHHYSFNHPFSINNLMSSEQQHHKMDLKTYEQVMHYSGYGSPMTGALSMSSMASKAGLDSPMPADTSYYQGVYSRPIMNSS; encoded by the coding sequence ATGAACGCTGGACTGGGAATGAACACTATGAACAGCTACATGAGCATGCCGGGTATGACCACAACGGCTAACATGACCACCGGCTCCATGAACATGTCCTACGTGAACACTGGCATGAGCCCCTCAATGACCGGCATGTCACCCGGCCCCGGAGCCATGAACGGCATGAGCGCCGGGATGGCGGGCATGACCGCTGCTCTCAGCCCAAACATGAGTCCAATGTCTGCGCAGCCTCCGTCCATGAACTCCCTGGCGTCCTACAACAACATGAACGCTATGAGCCCTATGTACGGACAGTCGAATATCAACAGATCCCGGGACCCCAAAACGTACCGAAGAAGCTACACACACGCCAAGCCACCTTATTCGTACATTTCTCTTATCACCATGGCTATTCAGCAGTCTCCAAGCAAAATGCTCACTCTGAGCGAAATCTACCAGTGGATCATGGACCTTTTCCCGTTTTACCGTCAGAACCAGCAGCGCTGGCAGAATTCTATTCGGCACTCCTTATCTTTCAACGACTGTTTCCTCAAAGTGCCTAGATCGCCGGATAAGCCGGGAAAAGGCTCCTTCTGGACCCTCCACCCGGACTCGGGAAACATGTTTGAAAACGGCTGCTACCTAAGGAGACAAAAACGGTTTAAGTGCGATAAAAAGCTCAGCAAGGAGTCAGGCAGGAAGACGTCGGAGGGTGGATCTAACAGCAGCTCAGAGAGCTGTAACGGCAACGAGTCCCCCCAGTCCAATTCTTCCTCGGGTGACCAGAAAAGGTCCATGTCGGACATGAAGTCCGGACAGGCGCTGAGCCCAGAACATACGTCCTCCCCGACCACACAAGCGCAGCACCTTCTGTCGCAACACCACTCTGTCCTCGGCCACGACGCTCACCTGAAGCCGGAGCACCATTACTCCTTCAATCATCCCTTCTCCATAAACAATCTAATGTCCTCGGAACAGCAGCATCACAAAATGGACTTAAAAACCTATGAACAGGTGATGCATTACTCTGGGTACGGTTCCCCAATGACGGGGGCACTATCTATGAGTTCAATGGCGAGTAAAGCGGGGCTAGATTCGCCAATGCCCGCTGACACTTCTTACTATCAAGGTGTGTATTCCAGACCCATCATGAACTCCTCTTAA
- the ndufaf7 gene encoding protein arginine methyltransferase NDUFAF7, mitochondrial: MLCCGCSLTLACNLLLNMRALSVLQRACVRQIALTCSARWRWTESKSFSSTIQEKHTPSNAMFKHLTSKIKATGPISVAEYTREVLTNPVLGYYVKNDMLGADGDFITSPEISQIFGELLGIWCVSEWMAAGKPKEFQFVEFGPGRGSLASDVLRVFSQLRAVLGGTAVSVHLVEVSPRLSEVQARSLTGDLNQVSRSENDPAYRRGTTGTGLPVSWYRSLDDVPKGFSIYLAHEFFDALPIHKFQKTKRGWREMMVDIDPEDADRLRFVLVPAPTLASSALIQPDESREHVEVCPEGGVVIQKLSGRIVEDGGAALIADYGHDGTGTDTFRGFRGHKPHDVLSAPGTADLTADVDFSYLRRLAGGRVACFGPVAQRTFLQNMGIDVRLQVLLQNSPDDSTRAQLTRGFDMLTDPAKMGDRFKFFALLNHNRLAPPPPAEKGKKRAPAPLPVPGFSELKL, from the exons ATGTTATGTTGTGGTTGCTCGCTTACTTTAGCATGCAACTTACTGCTAAACATGAGAGCGTTATCTGTTTTGCAAAGGGCTTGTGTCCGACAAATTGCATTAACGTGTTCAG CAAGATGGAGATGGACCGAGAGCAAGAGTTTCTCAAGCACAATCCAGGAGAAGCATACGCCGAGCAACGCGATGTTCAAGCACCTGACTTCCAAAATCAAAGCGACTGGTCCCATTTCAGTGGCAGAATACACGAGGGAAGTTCTAACCAATCCTGTGTTG GGATATTATGTGAAGAATGACATGCTGGGAGCGGATGGGGATTTCATTACATCGCCAGAAATCAGTCAAATCTTTGGAGAG TTGCTGGGGATCTGGTGTGTGAGCGAGTGGATGGCAGCAGGGAAGCCAAAGGAGTTTCAGTTTGTGGAGTTTGGCCCTGGAAGGGGTTCCTTGGCCAGTGACGTCTTGAGA GTGTTCAGCCAGCTGCGGGCGGTGCTGGGCGGGACGGCCGTGTCCGTGCACCTGGTGGAGGTGAGCCCCAGGCTGAGCGAGGTGCAGGCCCGCAGTCTGACCGGGGACCTGAACCAGGTGTCCCGCAGCGAGAACGACCCGGCCTACCGCCGGGGGACCACCGGCACCGGCCTGCCCGTCTCCTGGTACCGCAGCCTGGACGACGTCCCTAAAG GCTTCAGTATCTACCTTGCCCACGAGTTCTTTGACGCCTTGCCGATCCATAAATTCCAG AAAACCAAGCGGGGCTGGAGGGAGATGATGGTGGACATCGACCCGGAGGACGCCGACCGGCTGCGGTTCGTTCTGGTGCCGGCCCCCACCCTGGCCTCCTCCGCGCTCATACAG CCGGACGAGAGCAGGGAGCACGTGGAGGTTTGCCCAGAGGGGGGCGTGGTCATACAGAAGCTGAGCGGCCGGATCGTGGAGGACGGGGGCGCGGCCCTGATAGCGGACTACGGCCACGACGGGACCGGGACGGATACGTTCAGG GGTTTCCGGGGTCACAAACCCCACGACGTGCTGAGCGCCCCGGGCACGGCGGACCTGACGGCCGACGTGGACTTCAGCTACCTGAGGAGGCTCGCGGGGGGCCGGGTGGCCTGCTTCGGCCCCGTGGCCCAGCGCACGTTCCTGCAGAACATGGGCATCGACGTGCGGCTGCAG GTTCTGCTGCAGAACAGTCCGGACGACTCGACCCGGGCCCAGCTGACCCGGGGGTTCGACATGCTGACGGACCCCGCAAAAATGGGCGACAGGTTCAAGTTTTTCGCCCTGCTGAATCACAAccggctggccccgccccctccggcgGAGAAGGGGAAGAAGAGGGCGCCTGCACCCCTCCCTGTACCAGGATTTAGCGAGCTGAAACTTTGA